ACCACTGCCCTGGCCAGCCTGGCTCACCATGCCGATGAACTCCATCTCTGCCAGCCGGTCCTGCTGGGTGCGTTTCCTCTGCTGATAGCCTTTCCATACCTAGGGGTGGCGACATGAGGCACAACCCATGTTTCGGGGACAGGGCTCAGGCCTGGGAGGAGCAACAGCCTGTTTGGCAGAGGAGGTCAGGCTGGGGGTGAGGCAGTACTGGGAGGTGTGTCCTCCGCAGGAATAGCCCCAATGGTGTGGTTTCCAAGgcatcccctcctcttcctcatctttACCCTAATCTGTGGGTTCTTTTGAGGTGTGGGTGAAGATCAGGCACCACCTCCTCCAGGGAGCCTTCCCCTCTGTCCCTTCTTAGAATTCCCGTAGCAGTTGGAATAAATACTTGGTTCCACCCAGGGACACAGGCACCAGTGCTGTGGGCCCGAGGGAGCTCCCCTGCTAATCCCATTGTTTCTACCCTAGGGAACCAGTCCAGAGGCAAAACATGACCTCTTCCGGGCCTAAGTACAGCACTGGCCCAGTGCCCTTTCTCAGTTGCCCTGCCTTTGAGGACAGATGAGTTCTAGTGGATGGGAGGTGGGGTGAGAGGCAGAGGGAAGCCAGGCCAGCGCCCAGTCTGTGCCTTCTGTTCTCATAAGCACCTCATGAGCAGGGTCTGGCTCCTGCCTTTCTTTTCTGGCCTTGGTCCTCCTGCTCCTGTGACCAACACAGGACAGCCCACAATCATTGAATGCttcacatattttttgttttatttgtgcaCCAGACAATACCAAGACCAGGATGCAATATTTCTGTGCATCTGATGTGTGGCAACAGGGACTAAATGACTGGCACAGGGAGCAGGAGTCAGTCTCTGAGGACCATTCTCCTTCTCAAAAGATGTGCTCCCTTGAGCCCTGCATTAAGGACCTCCTCTCCATACAGCCAGACACTGGTACAGCCCTGAACACACCAGGGCTCAGTTGGGATGCTCCACATACTGGGAAGTAACACAGACCTCTGTCCCCTCTGGGGGCAGACAAGCCTTCACAAAGTGGTCATTTGCTGTTGGTTTGCTTTTGTGTTTTGATAAGAAGGGTTTCTCCTTTCTAGTAGTAGGCTAGGAGACAGaaatttgtgaggcactgggcatGAGGGAGAGCTTGCATCCTGGGTGGGatttgagagagaaaatggaCGAGGAGGTTGATTTGAAGGCGAAAGAAGACCCAGCCCCATGTCTCCGTGGGTTTGTGGAAGGAAAAGGTGGCAAGAAGCTTTGTGACCAGGCAGGGCCTCAGGAGAGCAGTGGCTGAAGGGACAGAGCAGTCCCTTCCTGCACTGGAATTTCCCTCAGGCCCCTACAATCTCTGGTCCATCTGTGTTGAAAGCATTTTGGGGAATAGTGGGAGAGGCCAGGTCCACAGTTTGGGGTACCCAAGGCTGACCTGGAGAGGTGCGGAGTGGTTGTCCAGAGAGGAGAGGCATGGCCACCTTGGGGAAAACTCGGGGTCGTCCTGGGCCTTCTGAGTTAGCTGGGGTTAGGGTGTGGTTGTGCTATTTTGAAGTTGAAATAAAGGTGGccccaggaagcacagagatTCAGGATGCTCAGGTCACATTAGTTGTCAATCTTGAATTTTTCCTATTTCCCTCAACCTCAATTGCCAGGAGGTGCAggatacattttaatatttattcttaaaactttcttaGAACGATCATTAATCAATTCTACTACTTTatatggatctctctctctctctctctcttttttttttttttttttttggtgctggggattgaacccagggatgatcAACccatgagctacattcccagtctttttaatttttttattttgagacagagtcttactaagatgcccaggccagccttgaacttggaatcctttcctgccttggcctcttgagtcactgaaattactgGTGTGCCCCATTGTGCCCAGCTCCTAATTGTCATTAAAGTGATCGTTCTGTTTCTGAGTCTCCAATGGCATCCCACTCCAAGTGCTTTGTAGAATAGAGATGTAGACTAAATAATAAGCAAACAAGACACATGCTTACTGTCTGATTAGGGTCCCTGGTTTAGGATCTAACCGTGGGGCAAGAGAATCCAGGCAGCTGCATTCTTGTGATCAACCAGTAGCTtggcaggcttcctggaggagatgACTGCCCTGGCTCTCCTCCTGGGGACCCATGGTTACCTTCTGTATAATGACAGCACTCTGGTCCTGAGTGAACCTCGGATGCCCTTCCTCCCGAATCTTCCGATCCCGCTCCTCCTCTCTCTGGATCTCTCGCATGAAGGTGGCTCTGAGGCGGCCTTGCCTGGCTCGCTCAGAAGTTTGTATTAGAATTATGGCGTCAGTCCGGTTGATTCCTGTGACGGTCTGGCCAGAGCAGGGGCAAAAGAGCAGGAGCACATGAGGGAAAGCTTGCATCCTGGGTGGGCAGTGAGAGACCAGCCTCCAAAGGAGGCACTGGGGCATCTGGGTGCCCAAGTCCTGCCCTGGTTTGGGAAGATAAGGGAGCACTAGAATAGCCTTGGAGGAGAAGGCCAAGGCGACTCTGAGCTGTGACTAGTCCAGGCAAGACCTCTATTCCaggaggggggtgggggtgcgTCTGGGAGGGTGTCTCCACCACTTGCCTCCGTGGGGTGCTCTGGCTCCATTCTGGACAGGATCTCAGCCAGGATCAGCTTGCGCTCCTTCATGGCCGCGGACTGCTCCAGCTGGAAGTATTTGGGGATTGGAACCTCCAAGTCTGCCTTTGGGGCAAGATGTGGGGAGGAGGGTCAGGAATCACAAGTCCAGGCCATTGGGCCAAACTGTTGCCATTCCAGCGGCTTAGCCATTCTCTGCAGTATTTGCCTCCCTCCTGGAGCTGGAGTGGGAAACTTCTAGGTTGTGGGTGAATTCCCCCCCAGGGTTGTCCCTTTCTTGCCCTGTCCCCATCTGGATAGAGTTGAATTCTGGAGGATCACAATAGGTGGCAGTGGTCCCAAACCTGGCTGTGCCTCAAAAGCAACTGGAAAGACAATGTGCAGATTCCTATGTCCTCCCCAGACTCCCACAGCAGAATGGCAAGACCTGGGGAATCTGCATTTTGTTCATGTCCACACCAGTAGTTGGTTAAGACAAGTTTCATATTGACCTTAGGGTAGGCTTGGAGGCCCTGCAGTAGCTTTCTGCTCTAGGAAAGCCCTTCTAGAACTTTCCCATGTGCTCAGATCACCTGGGAGGAATGTGAAGAGGCAGGTGCAAATTTAGTGGCTCTGGGTGCTGGTGGACATTCTGCATTTCCAACCACCTCCTAGGCAATGGCCATGGACCACATTTTGAGAAGCCAGGCTCTAGAGGACTCTTCTCACCTATCCCCTGTAGTTCATGGGTCTTCCCAGCTGCACTGGTAGGTGGGGCCTTATTCTCCATGCATCCCCAGTTCCTGAAGCTCTTCTCCTCAGGCCAAACCCATCCTCTGATCTGCCTGGCTCTCCTGTCTTTGCAGATGTCTCAACACCAGTGGTAGGTCaaggtcagcccccacctcccacctaGCCTGAGGTGGCAGTGCACGCACTGGGGTCAGCTTGAGATCCTGTAGCACGCGGTCTAGGCAGTGGGTCTCACATAGGTCAACACGAACCAGCTCATCCTTGATCTCCAGGACACGACCCGCCACGCCATCCAGCAGCCGCCGCAGCAACCGGCGCTTCTGTGGCTGAACCATCTGGTCATAGATGGTGTCGAAACGGCGCAGCAGCCCCAGGTAGTACAGGTAGAACACTGAGAGTCTATACTGGAAGGACTGCCGGTCCCGGTTGGGCACAGCTTCCAGCAGGGGCTGCTCTTGGTCCAGCAGCTCCTGCAGGGTCACATGGGAGGCCCCCCAGAGGCGCTGGTAAGTTCTGCAGAGAAGTAGGACATGCTGTGCTCTGAACCACGGAGAGTGGGAAGGGGATGCGGGGACCCAAGCTGTGAGTTTTGGAGGGATGTGAACTTGGGGTTCCAGAAGGAGTGATATTCCTTAAGGTACCAAAGTGGACTTCAGAGAAGTGATTGGCTGGTAGGAGTAAGTAGACACCCGCTTGGCTTAAAGAGGCATGGGTTTGGGGGGCTCTAGGTCTCCAATGGATAACAAGGAGAGAAGTGTGGGTGTAGCTGTAGgagttgggggaggaggcagCCTGTGGTGGGTTCCtgtaaggaaaaggaaagggcaTTTGGAGTTTAGGGAGTATGGATACCTCCAGATGAGGGCCCAGCTAATCCATGCAGCAGTGGTCTGGGATGATGGGTGAGGGGTAAGGGAGAGAGATGAGGGTAGAGAAGAGTCCCTTTTCCAGGCCAGAACCTGGTGCTGGAAGGAATAGTCCAAGGGAAGTCTGAAGACCGAAAGCTGTCCACTGGCAGAAGCAGCCAGGGAGCCATGCAAACGGCCAGGACCCACGCAGGGCTGGCCAGCACCAgaggcctccctgccctgcctctcTCAGCCAGCAGGGTGCTCTGCCTTTTGCTCTCCCCACCCTGCCAGCCTCCTTCTTCCCTCACTCACCCCTCAGACATAGTGCCCACTCCTCACACTGTTTTGAGCTGGCTGTGGAACTCAGAGAATCTCTTTGGTTTCCCTAAAGTCGGGGGCAGAACGGCCTAGTGTTAAAGAGTTCTGACCCATTGTTGTGCCAATGTTCTGAGGCTGAGGGGAGGGATCGGGAGTGTAGGATGGGATGTCTCCCTAGGAGGACATCCCTGAGATGGCAGTGCTGAAGCGGGCAGGGGCAGAGGCTGCAGAAAGGATAGGGCAGTGTGGGGGACGACTGTGGCCACTTTTCTGGTGAGAATCAGTAAGTCTCTACCTGAAGTCAACTGTAAGCTGTAAGCCTCTGGGTAAGTATCTGTCCTAAGGGCAAATGGACTCCTCACTCGggaaagtttcttttctttaactTCCTTCAGCCTCCTATTCTTTTAAAAGGTTTTACTTTGGGGATGGAGTTtcgctatgttgcccaggctgtcctcaaactgcTAGGCTCAgaccgtcctcctgcctcagcctccctaattgcAGGGACCACTGGGGCATGCCACCAGGTCCAGCTCCTCAGCCTCCATTCCAGGCAACCTGACTTTACTCTTTTGGTgttgggaatcgaacccagggtcatGTGCACGCTAAACACATGCTCCACCCGTGGCCCCTGCCTTTACCCTTGTATATGACTGTCCAAGAAGCCTGTGTAATGGGTGGGGAAGAGGGCCCTGGACTGGGGCTCAGAGGCCCTGAGGTCCCCACTTTCCTCTGTGTGACAGCACAACCATGCCTCCCTCCCTGGGGTTGGCTGGGTTAAGAAGGTTCACGTGGCCCATGTGGAATTCTGTGctaggagggggcaggggatatGGGGGACCAAGCTGTGAGGACTATGAACTTGGGGTTCCAGAAGGAGTGATGTTTAGAAAGTTTaaacaagaaaatttagaggtgggggctggggatgtggctcaagcggtagcgcgctcgcctggcatgcgtgcggcccgggttcgatcctcagcaccacatacaaacaaagatgttgtgtccgccgagaactaaaaaataaataaatattaaaaattctctctctctctctctctctctctcctctctcactctatctttaaaaaaataaaaaaaataaaactatgagtGTGcctcataatattaaaaaaaaaaaaaaaagaaaatttagaggtggaATTATTGGGCTATGAGCCTTAATCAGGAAATGAATCCCCTGAGAGGgtttaactgggtggtgactacaGGGaggtatggtgtggctggaggaggcgggccCTTGGGGGTGCGCCTTTGAAGTGTACATATTTTCAGTGGTGAGCactttccctccccccccctctcttcttcctgttgCCGTGTCCTGAGCAGCTGTCCTCTGCCTTAtacttctgccatgttgttctgcctcacctccagccgtGAGGAATGGACCTGGCCAGCTatggactgaaactgtgagcccccaaataaactttttctcctctaattgttttgGCCACAGTGGTAAAGAAGCTGACCCAAACAGCAACTCGATGTTGGGGCTCATTCGCAGCTGCCCGTGGACGTTCCCCATTGCCATGAGCTCCAGGCTCAGGACGGCTTCTCTGGAAGCACAAAGCCTTCCGCCAGCAGCAGCCCCTCTGCTCAGGGGGAGCCATTCTTTTGCTCAGGGTTAAGTAGAGgcttatgaataaataaatgaggagcAGGGCCAAAGAAAGTGGGGAGCAGGGGGCAGCGGGGAGGAGTTCTCATCCTTGTTACTAGAGAATCTTGTTAACATGTAGATTCCATTTCAGAGCTGTGGGGCCCAAGTGCCAAGGTGACGTGGAGGCTGCTGGTCCATGATGCACACTTCTGTAGCAAGGGGTGAAGCAAGTGGTGGAGTGGGAACAGTGAGTTCAGGGCCATGATCTCCTGGGGCTGCCCCTTTCGAGTCCTGGGACCCGAATGCGGATCCTCAGTCCTCAGCTTGGGGAATCTTCTTGGGAGACTTGAGTTGTGAGGAAAAAAACCTGTGGGGCATGTGGGGCCACAGCCAGCTGTCAGCCACCAGGACAAGGTAGCACCTTTCAGGGCAATGAAGCTGAAGGCAACAACCTGAGGTGATCCAATCACCAAGGGAACATAAAGAAGGATTCTAGATCAGTCTAAGTCCCACCCCTTCACTCTAACCCCTCCAAGTTTGGAGCGGAATGTGTAGGTCTTATGCCCGTGGAAAAGGGCAGAGGCAGAATGAGAGGGAAAGCACGTGGTCAGATGGTAAGTGGGAAGGCCAGGGGTGGCTacagcactttctttttttttgatacccgggattgaacctaggggagctttttgtgtgtttatttagagacagggtctcatcaagttgccgagactggccttgaacttgtaatcctcctgcctcagcctcccaaacaggtGCCACTGcaggtttcaaaataaaattggaagtTGAGTGCAATGGGGCATGCTTGTAACACCAGCAACCTGGGGGACTAAGGCAGAAAGactgcaagttagaggccagctttggcaacttagcaagacccatcttaaaaaaaagggggggggctggagatgtagcttccGTGGGCAGACAACTCCTGGGTCcaatcacagaaataaaaaactaCAAGTGGAGAAGAAAAGTTAGGAATCTCAAAAACATCCATTGATTTGTTCTGAAATTGAGGGGGAAGAAAATGTTAGGGGAAATAAAAACTTCAACTAATCTCAGCTGATTATTTAGAAGCCAGTCTGACCTTCGGTTCTGTATGTTGAACATGTAAACCTAGCCCCTTGCCCAGCACAGTGGCTGCCACATACAGGGAACAATGAGAGTCGATGTAAGAGAGATTCATAAAACCACAGCCTGGAAGTAACATACCAAGGAATTTCAGGCTCACAGCTGGAAACAGCAGCATAAACCCAGGACCTTTgtcccagccctgctcctgctcTCCACCAATGAAAGCAGGTCTTAGGCTTATAAATCACTATCACCTGGTGCTCCAGGAATACatttagaaagcagattttaagaAGTGTTAGGATTCCATCTGTGGTAGCGTCAAAGAGCAAGTTTACCCTTGCCCCAGACAACACTCTGGCTCCACACACCCCCTTTTCAAGTCACCACAGTGCACTGGAACAGGTCACCCTTTATTTATGGCAGGCCCTGGTCACTTGGAGCTGGTGTACTTGGTGACAGCCTTGGTGCCCTCTGAGACAGCATGCTTGGCCAGCTCCCCAGGTAGCAGCAGACGCACGGCTGTCTGGACTTCCCGGGAAGTCAGGGTTGTCCGGCCTGAGTACTGGGCCAGCCGGGCAGCTTCACCAGCCAGCCGCTCAAAAATATCGTTCACAAAGGAGTTCATGATGCTCATGGCCTTGGCAGAGATGCCGATATCCGGGTGCACCTGGAAAAGCAGCAAGACCATCTGTTAACCACAGCTGTGTGCACCACAGCCTTGGCCCAGCCCAACCTGGACTCTTAGAGTCCAGGGACAGGAACCTAGGTCTCCTCACCAGCATCTCCCTGGAGGCCACCAGACAGGGAAATTGAAACTGTTTTTTCTACTGCTACAGTCATGTGCCACGTAGTGAGCAACAGACTGCATGTATAACAGTGGTCCCGTACCATCATATTGCCTAGTGACCATCATGGCCATCTTCTCTTGTACATGTACACTCTGACATTTG
This is a stretch of genomic DNA from Ictidomys tridecemlineatus isolate mIctTri1 chromosome 2, mIctTri1.hap1, whole genome shotgun sequence. It encodes these proteins:
- the H2bk1 gene encoding histone H2B type 2-K1; translation: MSAELGRRRRWQQQQQQQQQQQQQQQQQQSRGRRRWSSGDKKSKKRSRRKETYSMYIYKVLKQVHPDIGISAKAMSIMNSFVNDIFERLAGEAARLAQYSGRTTLTSREVQTAVRLLLPGELAKHAVSEGTKAVTKYTSSK